The following are encoded together in the Mesoterricola sediminis genome:
- a CDS encoding multifunctional oxoglutarate decarboxylase/oxoglutarate dehydrogenase thiamine pyrophosphate-binding subunit/dihydrolipoyllysine-residue succinyltransferase subunit: MTDPALDALIARYGLNAGYAAEVFAEAPAPDPRAPFRARGHLAADLDPLGLEPREAPPAVPAGEDGARLLAAWCGTLGAEVAHVEDPALRAWLEAAVEEGPGRSGLDGGARRALLAQLLRVEAFEAALLTRYPGHKGFSLSGGDAAVTFLDRVFDRAAAAGVREAVLGMPHRGRLAVMACTLGKPAARIFETFEDRADPGATHGSGDLRYHLGASALRRSWEGGGLAVTLAPNPSHLEAVDPVVEGMARARQRLAGAGGAARVLPVLLHGDASFPGQGVVAETLNLAGLEGYATGGTLHLVVDNRVGFTAGPERTRSTRRCTDLAKAYGFPILHVNGDDPEAAVRAADLAFDARQRFGADVVVRLVCYRRFGHNEGDEPRFTLPLLYRRIDAHPPVAAGYAARLEAEGVLAPGEAEVLRQRARGDVAAGPASPDLPPPQAPVLPPAAPADLAPRLREAARALGRVPAGFQVHPKLVRLQAARAAVAEGGPVDWAGAELLAFGLCLQEGLPVRLSGQDAVRGTFSQRHLTLFDVRNGAPWTPLAALAPGLEALDSPLSEFAVLGFEFGYATADPAALVLWEAQFGDFANGAQVILDQFLAASERKWGQEAGLVLLLPHGQEGQGPEHSSARLERLLDLCAEDNLRVAQPSTAAQHFHLLRRQARDPRRRPLAVLTPKGLLRDPATRATLADLAAGGFQGVLDDPAFAAGEPRAGVERVALVSGKLGHELLRARQDRRTAILRLEQLYPFPAGQLSQALAGYPRSAVRLFAQEEPRNMGAWRYVRERLGASACDWGCVARPERASPAPGSRTRFLQEQAALVTDALNWKP, translated from the coding sequence ATGACCGATCCCGCCCTCGACGCGCTCATCGCGCGCTACGGCCTCAACGCCGGCTACGCCGCCGAGGTCTTCGCCGAAGCCCCCGCCCCGGATCCCCGCGCCCCCTTCCGGGCGCGGGGCCACCTCGCCGCGGACCTGGACCCCCTGGGCCTCGAGCCCCGGGAGGCGCCCCCGGCCGTCCCCGCGGGGGAGGACGGGGCGCGGCTCCTGGCGGCCTGGTGCGGCACGCTCGGCGCCGAGGTGGCGCACGTGGAGGATCCCGCGCTCCGGGCCTGGCTGGAGGCGGCGGTGGAGGAGGGCCCCGGGCGCTCCGGCCTGGACGGCGGGGCGCGCCGCGCCCTCCTCGCCCAGCTCCTGCGGGTGGAGGCCTTCGAGGCGGCCCTCCTCACCCGCTACCCGGGCCACAAGGGGTTCTCCCTCAGCGGGGGCGACGCGGCGGTGACCTTCCTGGACCGGGTCTTCGACCGCGCCGCGGCCGCGGGGGTCCGGGAGGCGGTGCTGGGGATGCCCCACCGCGGCCGGCTCGCGGTCATGGCCTGCACCCTGGGCAAGCCCGCGGCCCGCATCTTCGAGACGTTCGAGGACCGGGCCGATCCCGGGGCCACCCACGGCTCCGGCGACCTGCGGTACCACCTGGGCGCCTCCGCCCTCCGGCGCTCCTGGGAGGGGGGCGGGCTCGCGGTGACCCTGGCCCCCAACCCCAGCCACCTGGAGGCGGTGGACCCGGTGGTGGAAGGCATGGCCCGGGCGCGGCAGCGCCTGGCGGGGGCAGGCGGCGCGGCGCGGGTCCTGCCGGTGCTCCTGCACGGGGATGCCTCCTTCCCCGGCCAGGGGGTGGTGGCCGAGACCCTCAACCTCGCGGGCCTGGAGGGCTACGCCACGGGGGGGACCCTCCACCTGGTGGTGGACAACCGGGTGGGGTTCACCGCCGGACCGGAGCGCACCCGGTCCACGCGCCGGTGCACGGACCTGGCGAAGGCCTACGGCTTCCCCATCCTCCACGTGAACGGGGACGACCCCGAGGCCGCCGTCCGCGCCGCGGACCTGGCCTTCGACGCCCGCCAGCGCTTCGGCGCCGACGTGGTGGTGCGCCTGGTGTGCTACCGGCGCTTCGGCCACAACGAGGGGGACGAGCCCCGGTTCACCCTGCCCCTCCTCTACCGGCGCATCGACGCCCACCCCCCCGTCGCCGCGGGATACGCGGCGCGCCTGGAGGCCGAGGGGGTCCTCGCCCCCGGGGAGGCCGAGGTCCTCCGGCAACGGGCGCGCGGGGACGTGGCGGCGGGCCCGGCCTCCCCCGACCTGCCGCCCCCCCAGGCCCCCGTCCTGCCCCCGGCGGCGCCGGCGGACCTGGCGCCGCGCCTGCGCGAGGCGGCCCGGGCCCTGGGGCGGGTACCCGCGGGCTTCCAGGTCCATCCCAAGCTGGTCCGCCTCCAGGCGGCCCGGGCCGCCGTGGCGGAGGGGGGCCCCGTGGACTGGGCCGGCGCCGAGCTCCTCGCCTTCGGCCTCTGCCTCCAGGAGGGCCTCCCCGTGCGCCTCTCGGGCCAGGACGCGGTGCGGGGCACCTTCAGCCAGCGCCACCTCACCCTGTTCGACGTCCGCAACGGCGCGCCCTGGACGCCCCTGGCGGCCCTGGCCCCGGGCCTGGAGGCCCTGGACAGCCCCCTCTCCGAGTTCGCGGTCCTGGGCTTCGAGTTCGGCTACGCGACGGCGGACCCCGCCGCCCTCGTCCTCTGGGAGGCCCAGTTCGGGGACTTCGCCAACGGCGCGCAGGTGATCCTCGACCAGTTCCTGGCCGCCTCCGAGCGCAAGTGGGGACAGGAGGCGGGCCTCGTCCTCCTCCTCCCCCACGGCCAGGAGGGCCAGGGCCCCGAGCACTCCTCGGCCCGGCTCGAGCGGCTCCTGGACCTGTGCGCGGAGGACAACCTGCGGGTGGCCCAGCCCTCCACGGCGGCCCAGCACTTCCACCTCCTGCGCCGCCAGGCCCGCGATCCCCGGCGCCGGCCCCTGGCGGTCCTGACCCCCAAGGGGCTGCTCCGCGACCCCGCCACCCGCGCCACCCTGGCGGACCTGGCCGCCGGCGGCTTCCAGGGGGTGCTGGACGACCCCGCCTTCGCGGCCGGGGAGCCCCGGGCCGGCGTGGAGCGCGTGGCCCTGGTCTCCGGGAAGCTGGGCCACGAACTGCTCCGGGCCCGCCAGGACCGGCGCACCGCCATCCTGCGCCTGGAGCAGCTGTATCCCTTCCCCGCGGGTCAGCTGAGCCAGGCCCTGGCGGGCTATCCGA
- a CDS encoding mechanosensitive ion channel family protein — translation MGIVLEARIDKLFAWLSAAGWQKLGKLMAVVITCVVILWALRLVSKAVARSMASGIGGGDPETQRRARTLGAVIANFARVLVITFFILETLQEFNVNVGPLVAGVGIVGAAIGFGAQNLVKDVIGGFFLLVENQYGVGDIISVGDKHVGTVERMTFRMTMLRDVEGRAHFIPNGNVNDVIVMSKNFAKALVDVEISHEEDMDRIMDLLRQVGAEMSSAVESVLEPTEVLGVETMTPVSCTVRTVTKCAPGQQWAVAREYRRRILARFKLENVNHPVPQRRIITI, via the coding sequence ATGGGCATCGTACTGGAAGCGCGCATCGACAAGCTTTTCGCGTGGCTGAGCGCCGCCGGGTGGCAGAAGCTGGGCAAGCTGATGGCCGTCGTCATCACCTGCGTGGTCATCCTCTGGGCCCTCCGGCTGGTCTCCAAGGCGGTGGCCCGCTCCATGGCCTCCGGCATCGGCGGCGGGGATCCCGAGACCCAGCGCCGGGCCCGGACCCTGGGCGCCGTCATCGCCAACTTCGCCCGGGTCCTCGTGATCACCTTCTTCATCCTGGAGACCCTTCAGGAATTCAACGTGAACGTGGGCCCCCTGGTGGCGGGCGTGGGCATCGTGGGCGCGGCCATCGGCTTCGGCGCCCAGAACCTGGTGAAGGACGTCATCGGCGGGTTCTTCCTCCTCGTGGAGAACCAGTACGGGGTGGGGGACATCATCTCGGTGGGCGACAAGCACGTCGGCACCGTGGAGCGCATGACCTTCCGCATGACCATGCTCCGGGACGTGGAGGGCCGGGCCCACTTCATCCCCAACGGGAACGTCAACGACGTGATCGTCATGAGCAAGAACTTCGCGAAGGCCCTCGTGGACGTGGAGATCAGCCACGAGGAGGACATGGACCGGATCATGGACCTGCTGCGGCAGGTGGGGGCCGAGATGAGCTCGGCCGTGGAGAGCGTCCTGGAGCCCACCGAGGTGCTGGGCGTCGAGACGATGACCCCGGTGAGCTGCACGGTGCGGACGGTCACCAAGTGCGCGCCGGGCCAGCAATGGGCGGTGGCCCGGGAGTACCGCCGGCGGATCCTCGCGCGGTTCAAGCTTGAGAACGTGAACCATCCCGTCCCGCAGCGGCGCATCATCACGATCTGA
- a CDS encoding Bax inhibitor-1/YccA family protein, producing MEYNYGDRAAVGMSRDGARAAFVRSVYLWLMGGFGVAAVGVLSTPYVLAFLLPIFGRYFFWPLIIGYFGAFMWAQAVSRRKPVNRFAYALFTYVSGILAGIAMAATVQQAGPGIVLTAFALTALDFLVLSAVAFVTRKDFSFLGSFILVGLVVALGASLIGFFYHAEIFHLMISAVIVIACSAKILWDTSRMLLAGEFDDPAGFALSLFISLLNIFLNLLRLLSGGRRD from the coding sequence ATGGAATACAACTACGGAGACCGTGCCGCCGTCGGGATGTCCCGGGACGGGGCGCGGGCCGCGTTCGTGCGCAGCGTATATTTGTGGCTCATGGGTGGGTTCGGCGTGGCCGCCGTGGGCGTGCTCAGCACCCCCTACGTGCTCGCCTTCCTGCTGCCCATCTTCGGCCGCTACTTCTTCTGGCCCCTGATCATCGGCTACTTCGGCGCCTTCATGTGGGCCCAGGCCGTCAGCCGCCGCAAGCCCGTCAACCGGTTCGCCTACGCCCTCTTCACCTACGTGTCGGGCATCCTGGCCGGCATCGCCATGGCCGCCACCGTCCAGCAGGCGGGCCCCGGCATCGTCCTCACCGCCTTCGCCCTCACGGCCCTGGACTTCCTGGTCCTGAGCGCGGTGGCCTTCGTGACCCGGAAGGACTTCAGCTTCCTGGGCAGCTTCATCCTGGTGGGCCTCGTCGTGGCCCTGGGGGCGAGCCTCATCGGCTTCTTCTACCACGCCGAGATCTTCCACCTCATGATCTCCGCCGTCATCGTCATCGCCTGCTCCGCCAAGATCCTCTGGGACACGAGCCGCATGCTCCTGGCGGGCGAGTTCGACGACCCCGCGGGCTTCGCCCTCTCCCTCTTCATCAGCCTCCTGAACATCTTCCTCAACCTGCTCCGCCTGCTCTCGGGCGGGCGCCGCGATTGA
- a CDS encoding peptidylprolyl isomerase, which translates to MLRSLTLALASLALVAQAPAPKAEPAAKPAPKAEPAAKPAPKEDKVLATIGGTPVKESDFELFLNLSVPEQQRAQVMMMPGARENYQKRFLEFKVLAVKGEKEGLAKTQDFARKLDLMRMQVLIQALFDRDGGKLRDDAKVSDEEVKAYFEKHPDKFRSPETFSARHILVSTRANGTDKPRTEEEAQARIKEAQAALKAGKPFDEVAKTFSDDPGSKDKGGLYEDIAFGRFVPEFEKAVRDQKPGVVGEPVKTMHGYHLIQVEKVNPSVPQTFEAAKETARQQAAAEKNETIMNAYMEAARKEVGYHEGAVPAARPAKVAPKARKASK; encoded by the coding sequence ATGCTCCGCAGCCTGACCCTCGCCCTCGCCTCCCTGGCCCTGGTCGCCCAGGCCCCCGCCCCCAAGGCGGAGCCCGCGGCCAAGCCCGCCCCCAAGGCTGAGCCCGCCGCGAAACCCGCGCCCAAGGAGGACAAGGTGCTCGCCACCATCGGTGGCACGCCCGTGAAGGAATCCGATTTCGAGCTCTTCCTGAACCTGAGCGTCCCCGAGCAGCAGCGGGCCCAGGTGATGATGATGCCGGGCGCCCGGGAGAACTACCAGAAGCGCTTCCTCGAGTTCAAGGTGCTGGCGGTCAAGGGCGAGAAGGAAGGCCTCGCCAAGACGCAGGACTTCGCCCGCAAGCTGGACCTGATGCGCATGCAGGTGCTCATCCAGGCCCTCTTCGACCGCGACGGCGGCAAGCTGCGCGACGACGCCAAGGTCAGCGACGAGGAGGTCAAGGCCTACTTCGAGAAGCACCCGGACAAGTTCCGCAGCCCCGAGACCTTCTCCGCCCGCCACATCCTCGTCAGCACCCGGGCCAACGGCACCGACAAGCCGCGCACCGAGGAGGAGGCCCAGGCCCGCATCAAGGAGGCCCAGGCGGCCCTCAAGGCCGGCAAGCCCTTCGACGAGGTCGCCAAGACGTTCTCGGACGACCCCGGCAGCAAGGACAAGGGGGGCCTGTACGAGGACATCGCCTTCGGCCGCTTCGTGCCGGAGTTCGAGAAGGCCGTCCGCGACCAGAAGCCGGGCGTGGTGGGCGAACCCGTGAAGACCATGCACGGCTACCACCTGATCCAGGTCGAGAAGGTGAACCCCTCGGTGCCCCAGACCTTCGAGGCCGCCAAGGAGACCGCCCGTCAGCAGGCCGCCGCCGAGAAGAATGAGACGATCATGAATGCCTACATGGAGGCGGCCCGCAAGGAAGTCGGCTACCACGAGGGGGCCGTCCCCGCGGCCCGTCCCGCCAAGGTGGCCCCCAAGGCCAGGAAGGCCTCCAAATGA
- a CDS encoding peptidylprolyl isomerase: protein MNIRGLSVLCVPCILAGAPEVREEILVVVNGHAITRRVFQQAVEQETAALYRQFSGKALDEKLRDAREKTLQGMIDNFIIQDKAADLGIQVRDEDIRNYIEDIKKQNNFATDEDFERALKGSLGIGLPAYIARSKSDMQKQEVLRREVYSKIAIEDQELRAWYLDHKEDYRIQPRFRIRELVLPKGATPEETEASRAKLAKVKEALDKGTTFENLVKEYSVSTSRSTGGDLGWLPRGVLHANIETASLALKPGEVSGPLETDKNFYMVQLIEAQLDAVKPFEDVRMQIREKLQEPKAQNAIENYLGGMRTRANVRFMVPKEDIIKG, encoded by the coding sequence ATGAACATCCGCGGCCTTTCGGTCCTGTGCGTGCCCTGCATCCTCGCGGGGGCGCCGGAGGTGCGGGAGGAGATCCTCGTGGTCGTCAACGGCCACGCCATCACCCGCCGGGTCTTCCAGCAGGCCGTTGAGCAGGAGACCGCCGCCCTCTACCGCCAGTTCAGCGGCAAGGCCCTCGACGAGAAGCTGCGCGACGCCCGGGAGAAGACCCTCCAGGGCATGATCGACAACTTCATCATCCAGGACAAGGCCGCCGACCTCGGCATCCAGGTCCGGGACGAGGACATCCGGAACTACATCGAGGACATCAAGAAGCAGAACAACTTCGCCACGGACGAGGATTTCGAGCGCGCCCTCAAGGGCTCCCTCGGCATCGGGCTCCCCGCCTACATCGCCCGCAGCAAGAGCGACATGCAGAAGCAGGAGGTCCTGAGGCGGGAGGTCTACTCCAAGATCGCCATCGAGGACCAGGAGCTGCGCGCCTGGTACCTGGACCACAAGGAGGACTACCGGATCCAGCCCCGCTTCCGCATCCGGGAGCTGGTCCTCCCCAAGGGGGCGACCCCCGAGGAGACCGAGGCGAGCCGCGCCAAGCTGGCCAAGGTGAAGGAGGCCCTGGACAAGGGCACCACCTTCGAGAACCTGGTGAAGGAGTACTCCGTCAGCACGAGCCGGAGCACCGGGGGCGACCTCGGATGGCTGCCCCGGGGCGTCCTGCACGCCAACATCGAGACGGCCTCCCTGGCCCTCAAGCCGGGCGAGGTCTCGGGCCCCCTCGAGACGGACAAGAACTTCTACATGGTCCAGCTCATCGAGGCCCAGCTCGACGCCGTGAAGCCCTTCGAGGACGTCCGGATGCAGATCCGGGAGAAGCTGCAGGAACCGAAGGCGCAGAACGCCATCGAGAACTACCTTGGGGGCATGCGGACCCGGGCCAACGTCCGGTTCATGGTCCCGAAGGAAGACATCATCAAGGGGTGA
- a CDS encoding S4 domain-containing protein yields the protein MRLDLFLKKTHLVKRRELARELCDEGMVRVDGTPRKASFEVKPDMELEFPLYNRIIRAQVLNLPEGTVARGDQWTYIEILEEKWAPMDDGSVSDPMLPRPKSPTFH from the coding sequence GTGCGGCTGGACCTGTTCTTGAAGAAGACCCATCTGGTGAAGCGCCGTGAGTTGGCCCGCGAGCTCTGCGACGAGGGCATGGTGCGGGTGGACGGCACCCCCCGGAAGGCCAGCTTCGAGGTGAAGCCGGACATGGAGCTGGAGTTCCCCCTCTACAACCGCATCATCCGGGCCCAGGTGCTGAACCTGCCCGAGGGCACCGTGGCGCGGGGCGACCAGTGGACCTACATCGAGATCCTGGAGGAGAAGTGGGCCCCCATGGACGACGGTTCCGTGTCCGACCCGATGCTGCCCCGCCCCAAATCGCCCACCTTCCATTGA
- a CDS encoding 3'-5' exoribonuclease YhaM family protein yields the protein MTDQAPLRSLKEGDVFNGHLLALEAAFKTSAKGSEYLELRLGDASGDLKAFLWDLRAVEGDLDRIAPEAFLKVKGQISSYNGRAQMRLDKVRFAPDAEVGDLARFFPVSARPLDAMVRELDALIAGIADPWIRALLERLFVQDADLRDAFCRAPAAKSMHHVCLGGLLEHTLSVAAMADRACGHYADLNRDLVVAGVLLHDVGKTAELTYQRSFGYSDAGNLVGHIALEAEWVGRAADAIPGFPPALRLHLLHIVLSHHGRLEYGSPVVPKTPEALLVHYLDDLDGKLEAMARAVREDASDGAWTPFSRALERMIYKARWPKA from the coding sequence ATGACTGACCAGGCCCCCCTCCGGTCCCTCAAGGAGGGGGACGTCTTCAACGGCCACCTCCTCGCCCTCGAAGCCGCCTTCAAGACCAGCGCCAAGGGGAGCGAGTACCTGGAGCTGCGCCTGGGGGACGCGTCCGGCGACCTGAAGGCCTTCCTCTGGGACCTCCGGGCCGTGGAGGGGGACCTCGACCGCATCGCCCCCGAGGCCTTCCTGAAGGTGAAGGGCCAGATCTCCTCGTACAACGGCCGGGCGCAGATGCGCCTGGACAAGGTGCGGTTCGCGCCGGACGCGGAGGTGGGGGACCTGGCCCGCTTCTTCCCGGTGAGCGCCCGCCCCCTGGACGCCATGGTCCGGGAGTTGGACGCCCTCATCGCGGGCATCGCCGACCCCTGGATCCGGGCCCTGCTGGAGCGGTTGTTCGTTCAGGATGCGGACCTCCGGGACGCCTTCTGCCGGGCCCCGGCGGCCAAGTCCATGCACCACGTGTGCCTCGGAGGGCTCCTGGAGCACACCCTGTCCGTGGCGGCGATGGCGGACCGGGCCTGCGGCCACTACGCGGACCTGAACCGGGACCTGGTCGTGGCCGGGGTGCTCCTCCACGACGTGGGCAAGACCGCCGAACTGACCTACCAGCGGAGCTTCGGCTATTCGGACGCCGGCAACCTGGTGGGGCACATCGCCCTGGAGGCCGAATGGGTGGGCCGGGCCGCGGACGCCATCCCCGGCTTCCCCCCCGCCCTGCGGCTCCACCTCCTCCACATCGTCCTCAGCCACCACGGCCGGCTGGAGTACGGCTCCCCCGTCGTGCCCAAGACCCCGGAGGCCCTCCTCGTCCACTACCTGGACGACCTGGACGGCAAGCTGGAGGCCATGGCCCGGGCCGTCCGGGAGGACGCGTCGGACGGGGCCTGGACCCCCTTCTCGCGCGCCCTCGAACGGATGATCTACAAGGCCCGGTGGCCCAAGGCTTAG
- the dxs gene encoding 1-deoxy-D-xylulose-5-phosphate synthase, with protein sequence MSRYPLLDSVAAPQQIHHFSLVQMEQLAQEVRDFIIASVSETGGHFSSNLGTVELTVGLMHHFDFLVDRIVWDVGHQAYPFKILTGRKDRFSTLRKHNGLSGFLKREESPYDHFGAGHASTSISAALGMAKARDLTGQDYACVAVIGDGSMTAGMAFEGLNQAGFLETRKFMVILNDNDMSINPNVGSLQGYLNQMISGQYYNRWRDRIEHAIKTIPVASVSRRLAKAAKWSEESFKRIAVPGLLFEDLGFRYIGPVNGHDVAAVLRALREAKERMAEGPVLLHVQTQKGHGYDPAVKDPLKWHGVTAFDRESGEIIKPAPDPAKPAPPSYTAVFGNTLTELARRDEKIVGITAAMLDGTGLNLFQKAHPARCFDVGIAEQHAVTFAAGLACQGLRPVAAIYSTFLQRGFDQVLHDVCLQNLPVTFAMDRGGIVGADGPTHHGLYDLAYLRCMPNLILMAPKDENELRRMLFTAIYSNRPAALRYPRGNALGVPLEDPVTALPIGKGELLREGRDLLLVAVGTLVASATALAERLAGEGLDCAVINARFIKPLDEQLIGQWARHTRAVVALEEGCAPGGFTGAIAEFLADQGIARPLLRCAVPDHIVHHGDHARLLDEEGLSPRALYDRVKAFAAELRP encoded by the coding sequence GTGAGCAGATATCCCTTGCTGGACTCCGTGGCGGCGCCGCAGCAGATCCATCACTTCAGCCTGGTCCAGATGGAGCAGCTCGCCCAGGAGGTGCGGGACTTCATCATCGCCTCGGTCAGCGAGACCGGGGGCCACTTCAGCTCCAACCTCGGCACGGTGGAGCTGACCGTGGGGCTCATGCACCACTTCGACTTCCTCGTCGACCGCATCGTCTGGGACGTGGGGCACCAGGCCTACCCCTTCAAGATCCTCACGGGCCGGAAGGACCGCTTCTCCACCCTGCGCAAGCACAACGGCCTCTCCGGCTTCCTCAAGCGCGAGGAGAGCCCCTACGACCACTTCGGGGCGGGCCACGCCAGCACCAGCATCTCGGCCGCCCTGGGCATGGCCAAGGCCCGGGACCTGACCGGGCAGGACTACGCCTGCGTCGCCGTCATCGGCGACGGCTCCATGACCGCGGGCATGGCCTTCGAGGGCCTGAACCAGGCGGGGTTCCTCGAGACCCGCAAGTTCATGGTCATCCTCAACGACAACGACATGAGCATCAACCCCAACGTGGGGTCGCTCCAGGGCTACCTGAACCAGATGATCAGCGGCCAGTACTACAACCGCTGGCGGGACCGCATCGAGCACGCCATCAAGACCATCCCGGTGGCCAGCGTCAGCCGGCGCCTGGCCAAGGCCGCCAAGTGGAGCGAGGAGTCCTTCAAGCGCATCGCCGTGCCCGGCCTGCTCTTCGAGGACCTGGGCTTCCGCTACATCGGCCCCGTCAACGGGCACGACGTGGCCGCCGTCCTCCGGGCCCTGCGGGAGGCCAAGGAGCGCATGGCGGAAGGCCCGGTGCTCCTCCACGTGCAGACCCAGAAGGGCCACGGCTACGACCCCGCCGTGAAGGACCCCCTCAAGTGGCACGGCGTCACCGCCTTCGACCGGGAATCCGGGGAGATCATCAAGCCCGCCCCCGATCCGGCGAAGCCCGCGCCCCCGTCGTACACGGCGGTCTTCGGGAACACCCTCACCGAGCTGGCCCGCCGGGACGAGAAGATCGTCGGCATCACGGCGGCCATGCTGGACGGCACGGGCCTTAACCTCTTCCAGAAGGCCCATCCGGCGCGGTGCTTCGACGTGGGCATCGCCGAGCAGCACGCGGTGACCTTCGCGGCCGGGCTCGCCTGCCAGGGCCTGCGCCCGGTTGCGGCCATCTATTCCACCTTCCTGCAGCGCGGCTTCGACCAGGTGCTCCACGACGTGTGCCTGCAGAACCTCCCGGTGACCTTCGCCATGGACCGGGGCGGCATCGTCGGGGCCGACGGCCCCACCCACCACGGCCTGTACGACCTGGCCTACCTGCGGTGCATGCCCAACCTCATCCTCATGGCCCCCAAGGACGAGAACGAGCTGAGGCGCATGCTCTTCACGGCCATCTACAGCAACCGGCCCGCCGCCCTCCGCTACCCCCGGGGCAACGCGCTGGGGGTCCCCCTGGAGGACCCCGTCACCGCCCTGCCCATCGGCAAGGGCGAGCTGCTGCGCGAGGGCCGGGACCTCCTGCTCGTGGCGGTGGGCACCCTCGTCGCCTCCGCCACCGCCTTGGCCGAACGCCTGGCTGGGGAGGGCCTGGACTGCGCCGTCATCAACGCGCGCTTCATCAAGCCCCTGGACGAGCAGCTGATCGGCCAATGGGCCCGCCACACCCGCGCCGTCGTGGCGCTGGAGGAAGGCTGCGCCCCCGGCGGCTTCACCGGCGCCATCGCCGAGTTCCTGGCCGACCAGGGCATCGCCCGCCCACTCCTCCGCTGCGCCGTGCCCGATCACATCGTCCACCACGGCGACCACGCCCGGCTCCTGGACGAGGAGGGCCTCAGCCCCCGGGCCCTGTACGACCGGGTGAAGGCCTTCGCGGCCGAGCTGCGGCCCTAG
- a CDS encoding polyprenyl synthetase family protein, whose translation MNLSASQQVKADLARLVPLFESRFLLPFADGEAPHLAEAMVYSLQAGGKRIRPVLCMLAAEAVGAAAASALSCAVALEYIHTYSLIHDDLPAMDDDDLRRGKPTCHVAFGEGPAILAGDGLLTEAFTHLASDPDLPPSRRVDALRVLGEAAGWRGMVGGQALDLEGEARTRGGEPVTLAGLQQIHRLKTGALLRASLELGAIAGCASREDREALRAAGEAIGLAFQIQDDILDATSTTEAMGKRVGKDEGRGKITYPLLLGLQGARKALQEATERARCQLASLPNPLSLTALATYLAERGA comes from the coding sequence TTGAATCTGTCCGCATCCCAGCAGGTGAAGGCCGACCTGGCCCGCCTGGTCCCCCTGTTCGAGTCCCGCTTCCTGCTCCCCTTCGCCGACGGCGAGGCCCCGCACCTGGCCGAGGCCATGGTGTACAGCCTCCAGGCCGGCGGCAAGCGGATTCGCCCGGTTCTTTGTATGCTCGCCGCGGAAGCCGTGGGCGCCGCCGCCGCGTCGGCCCTCAGCTGCGCGGTCGCGCTGGAGTACATCCACACCTATTCCCTCATCCACGACGACCTCCCCGCCATGGACGACGACGATCTCCGGCGGGGCAAGCCCACCTGCCACGTGGCCTTCGGCGAGGGCCCCGCCATCCTGGCGGGGGACGGTCTCCTCACCGAGGCCTTCACCCACCTCGCCTCCGACCCGGACCTGCCTCCCTCCCGCCGGGTGGACGCCCTCCGCGTCCTGGGCGAGGCCGCCGGCTGGCGTGGCATGGTCGGCGGCCAGGCCCTCGATCTGGAAGGGGAGGCGCGCACCCGGGGCGGCGAGCCCGTGACCCTGGCCGGCCTCCAGCAGATCCACCGCCTGAAGACGGGCGCCCTCCTGCGGGCCAGCCTGGAACTGGGCGCCATCGCGGGCTGCGCCAGCCGGGAGGACCGCGAGGCCCTGAGGGCGGCCGGCGAAGCCATCGGCCTCGCCTTCCAGATCCAGGACGACATCCTGGACGCCACCTCCACCACGGAGGCCATGGGGAAGCGGGTTGGCAAGGACGAGGGCAGGGGTAAAATCACCTACCCCCTGCTCCTCGGGCTCCAGGGAGCCCGCAAGGCCTTGCAGGAGGCCACGGAACGCGCCAGATGCCAGCTAGCTTCGCTACCGAATCCCCTTTCCCTGACGGCCTTGGCCACTTACTTGGCGGAGCGCGGCGCGTGA
- the xseB gene encoding exodeoxyribonuclease VII small subunit: MTNDPPSFEDGLDRLEALVGRLEAGSLGLEEALQAFEEGVTLSRALQQQLGAAQRRVEILRQGLGGEVKAEPFEGEPA, encoded by the coding sequence ATGACGAACGACCCGCCCTCCTTCGAAGACGGCCTGGACAGGCTCGAGGCCCTCGTGGGCCGGCTCGAGGCCGGGAGCCTCGGCCTGGAGGAGGCCCTGCAGGCCTTCGAAGAGGGCGTCACCCTCAGCCGCGCCCTCCAGCAGCAGCTCGGGGCGGCCCAGCGCCGGGTGGAGATCCTCCGCCAGGGGCTCGGAGGTGAGGTGAAGGCCGAGCCCTTCGAGGGGGAGCCCGCTTGA